The following proteins are encoded in a genomic region of Synechococcus sp. CBW1002:
- a CDS encoding M3 family metallopeptidase yields MTPSAVAIADPSLPLLVGQGLPPFDAITPEQVDQAIPALLEELNAGLSALEDQLSSRLHDDVPLTWNEVMDPLQRLGERLRWSWGVVSHLNGVCNTPELRQAHQQQQGGVVAFGNRAGQSSVVYAALQALDTQHQSAAEGSAQRLDATQQRILTAELRDMQLRGVGLEGPAQEAFNAASQELAELATSFSNHVLDATNQWSLVLSDEADLEGLPASLRELLAQAAREAGDNRADGSPATAAEGPWRLGLDAPRAFPFLKYSRRRDLRERVYRAQVSRASGGELNNAPLIERILTLKREQAERLGFANWAEVSLAAKMADSVEAVERLLEELRVAAYPVAEAELKELAACAGRHGAPEASDLQPWDVSFWAEVLRREAFDLDSEALRPWFPLEQVLQGLFDLCQRLFAIRIEAADGEAPLWHPDVRFFRVRDVASGEPLAFFYLDPFSRPGSKRGGAWMDDCLGRSRSEAGQPVLPVAYLICNQSPPVGEVPSLMTFEEVETLFHEFGHGLQHMLTTVERPQAAGINNVEWDAVELPSQFMENWCYDRATLMGMARHWQSGEPLPEADYRKLLAARTFMGGSATLRQVHFALTDLRLHSSWTPSCGLTPDQMRRAIARTTTVLAPIDDDAFLCAFSHIFAGGYAAGYYSYKWAEVLSADAFSAFEEVGLDRDEAVVATGRRFRDTVLSLGGSRAPAEIFAAFRGRAPSTDALIRHSGLVTA; encoded by the coding sequence ATGACGCCCAGCGCTGTTGCCATTGCCGACCCCAGCCTCCCGTTGCTGGTTGGTCAGGGACTGCCCCCGTTCGATGCAATCACTCCGGAGCAGGTGGATCAGGCCATTCCGGCGTTACTGGAAGAGCTCAACGCTGGCCTCTCGGCCCTGGAAGATCAACTCAGCTCCCGGCTGCATGACGACGTTCCCCTGACCTGGAACGAGGTGATGGATCCGCTCCAGCGGCTGGGGGAGCGGCTGCGCTGGAGCTGGGGTGTGGTGAGTCATCTCAACGGGGTCTGCAACACGCCGGAGCTGCGGCAGGCCCACCAGCAGCAGCAGGGTGGAGTGGTCGCCTTCGGCAACCGGGCTGGCCAGAGTTCAGTCGTCTATGCCGCCCTGCAGGCGTTGGACACGCAGCACCAAAGCGCCGCCGAGGGATCCGCTCAGCGCCTCGATGCCACCCAGCAGCGCATCCTCACCGCTGAACTGCGGGACATGCAGCTGCGCGGCGTGGGTCTGGAGGGCCCGGCCCAGGAGGCCTTCAACGCCGCCAGCCAGGAGCTGGCGGAACTGGCCACGAGCTTCAGCAACCATGTGCTCGACGCCACCAACCAGTGGAGCCTGGTGTTGAGCGATGAGGCCGATCTTGAGGGCTTGCCCGCCAGCCTGCGGGAGCTGCTGGCCCAGGCGGCCCGCGAGGCCGGCGACAACCGCGCCGATGGCAGCCCCGCCACGGCGGCCGAGGGCCCCTGGCGCCTGGGGCTCGATGCGCCGCGCGCCTTTCCCTTCCTCAAGTACAGCCGGCGCCGTGATCTGCGGGAGCGGGTCTACCGCGCCCAGGTGAGCCGCGCCTCCGGTGGCGAGCTCAACAATGCCCCGCTGATCGAGCGCATCCTCACCCTCAAGCGCGAGCAGGCGGAGCGGCTCGGGTTTGCCAACTGGGCCGAGGTGAGCCTGGCCGCCAAGATGGCCGACTCCGTCGAGGCGGTCGAGCGTCTGCTGGAGGAGCTGCGCGTTGCGGCCTACCCGGTGGCCGAGGCCGAGCTGAAGGAGCTGGCGGCCTGCGCCGGCCGCCACGGCGCCCCGGAGGCCAGCGATCTGCAGCCCTGGGATGTGAGCTTCTGGGCGGAGGTGCTGCGCCGCGAGGCCTTTGATCTCGACAGTGAGGCCCTGAGGCCCTGGTTTCCCCTTGAGCAGGTGCTTCAGGGGCTGTTCGACCTCTGCCAGCGCCTGTTTGCCATCCGGATCGAGGCGGCCGATGGTGAGGCGCCGCTCTGGCACCCGGACGTGCGCTTTTTCCGGGTGCGGGATGTCGCCAGTGGGGAGCCGCTGGCCTTCTTCTATCTCGATCCCTTCAGCCGCCCCGGCAGCAAGCGCGGTGGCGCCTGGATGGATGACTGCCTCGGCCGCAGCCGCAGTGAGGCGGGCCAGCCCGTGCTGCCCGTGGCCTATCTGATCTGCAACCAGAGCCCACCGGTCGGGGAGGTGCCCAGCCTGATGACCTTTGAGGAGGTGGAAACCCTCTTCCACGAATTCGGCCACGGCCTGCAGCACATGCTCACCACCGTGGAGCGGCCCCAGGCGGCCGGCATCAACAACGTCGAGTGGGACGCGGTGGAGCTCCCCAGCCAGTTCATGGAGAACTGGTGCTATGACCGCGCCACCTTGATGGGTATGGCCCGCCACTGGCAGAGCGGCGAGCCCCTGCCCGAGGCCGACTACCGCAAGCTCCTGGCGGCGCGCACGTTCATGGGCGGCAGCGCCACGCTGCGGCAGGTGCACTTCGCCCTCACCGACCTGCGCCTGCACAGCAGCTGGACGCCCAGCTGTGGCCTCACCCCAGACCAGATGCGACGGGCCATCGCCAGGACCACCACAGTCCTGGCTCCGATCGACGACGACGCCTTTCTCTGCGCCTTCTCCCACATCTTCGCGGGGGGGTATGCGGCCGGCTACTACTCCTACAAGTGGGCCGAGGTGCTCAGCGCCGATGCCTTCAGTGCCTTTGAGGAGGTGGGCCTGGATCGGGACGAGGCGGTGGTGGCCACCGGTCGCCGCTTCCGCGACACCGTGCTCAGCCTGGGGGGCAGCCGCGCGCCGGCGGAGATCTTTGCGGCCTTCCGTGGCCGTGCCCCCAGCACCGATGCCCTGATTCGTCATTCGGGCCTGGTGACGGCCTGA
- the glk gene encoding glucokinase — MTTLLAGDIGGTKTLLALYRSAADGLECLRQQRFTSAAWPDLAPMVQAFLEGEERPDAACLAVAGPVQAGRAQLTNLPWQLSSEALARECTIPRLELENDFAVLVYGLPHLGADQQVQLHPGVPEPSAPLLIVGAGTGLGVAYGVPTSEGLQAMASEGGHGTFAPRSESEWQLKCWLQADLQLERVSIERVVSGTGLGHVARWLLAERPAAQGHPLAPVAERWQAALQGDSTEAPEDLPAATARAAAGGDALALEALDLWLGAYGSVCGDLALTGLSRGGLWLAGGTAAKLLDELGSTTFREAFLGKGRLRPQLASLPITAVVDEGIGLFSAACRARMLLH; from the coding sequence ATGACCACCCTGCTGGCAGGTGACATTGGCGGCACCAAGACACTTCTGGCTCTGTACCGCAGCGCAGCGGATGGACTGGAGTGTTTGCGGCAGCAGCGTTTCACCTCCGCCGCCTGGCCCGATCTGGCGCCGATGGTGCAGGCGTTCCTGGAGGGTGAGGAGCGGCCTGATGCCGCCTGTCTGGCCGTGGCTGGACCGGTGCAGGCTGGGCGGGCCCAGCTCACCAACCTCCCCTGGCAGTTGAGCAGTGAGGCGCTTGCTCGCGAGTGCACGATCCCCAGGCTCGAACTCGAGAACGATTTCGCGGTGCTGGTCTACGGCCTGCCCCATCTCGGCGCCGATCAGCAGGTGCAGCTTCATCCCGGAGTGCCTGAGCCTTCAGCCCCCCTGCTGATCGTGGGGGCTGGCACTGGACTGGGTGTGGCCTACGGGGTTCCTACCAGTGAGGGCCTGCAGGCCATGGCCAGCGAAGGGGGCCACGGCACCTTCGCACCGCGCTCCGAGTCCGAATGGCAGCTGAAGTGCTGGTTGCAGGCAGACCTCCAGCTGGAGCGGGTCTCGATCGAGCGGGTGGTGAGTGGCACCGGGCTTGGCCATGTGGCCCGCTGGCTGCTGGCGGAGCGGCCCGCCGCCCAGGGCCACCCCCTGGCCCCGGTGGCCGAGCGTTGGCAGGCGGCCTTGCAGGGAGACAGCACAGAAGCTCCTGAGGATCTGCCAGCCGCCACCGCCCGCGCCGCCGCCGGTGGCGATGCGCTTGCCCTGGAGGCCCTCGATCTGTGGCTGGGGGCCTATGGCAGCGTCTGTGGGGACCTGGCCCTCACCGGCCTCAGCCGCGGAGGCCTCTGGCTGGCCGGCGGCACTGCTGCCAAATTGCTCGATGAGCTGGGCTCCACAACGTTTCGGGAGGCTTTCCTCGGCAAGGGGCGCCTGCGTCCCCAGCTCGCCTCCCTGCCGATCACGGCTGTGGTCGATGAAGGCATCGGTCTGTTCAGCGCCGCCTGTCGCGCGCGCATGCTGCTGCACTGA
- a CDS encoding triacylglycerol lipase — protein MSPPLVLVHGLWDTPRLFRHLEAALAGGRSERLVPHLPHRCGHTSLTVLAERLGERIETTYGADLPIDLLGFSMGGVIARLWLQGLGGYRRTRRFFSLGSPQQGSLLALPWPQALMPGLAQMKPGSPLLRQLNDDVSTLKAVECHSLFCRWDLMVVPGWTAVLPVGTRQELPVWTHRQLLTDPAALTPLTALLLQE, from the coding sequence GTGAGCCCGCCTCTGGTGCTGGTGCATGGGCTGTGGGACACACCGCGCCTGTTTCGCCACCTCGAGGCCGCCCTGGCCGGTGGCCGAAGCGAGCGGCTCGTGCCTCATCTCCCCCATCGCTGCGGGCACACCTCCCTGACGGTGCTCGCTGAACGGCTTGGCGAACGGATCGAGACCACCTATGGCGCCGATCTCCCCATCGATCTGCTCGGCTTTTCGATGGGCGGTGTGATTGCCCGCCTCTGGCTGCAAGGGCTGGGTGGGTATCGGCGCACACGCCGCTTCTTCAGCCTCGGCAGCCCCCAGCAGGGCAGCCTGCTGGCCCTGCCCTGGCCCCAGGCGCTGATGCCGGGCCTGGCGCAAATGAAGCCCGGCAGCCCGCTGTTGCGTCAACTCAACGACGATGTCTCGACGCTCAAGGCTGTGGAATGCCACAGCCTTTTCTGCCGCTGGGACCTGATGGTGGTACCCGGCTGGACAGCCGTGCTGCCGGTGGGAACGCGCCAGGAGCTTCCGGTCTGGACGCACCGGCAGCTGCTCACCGATCCCGCCGCCCTGACTCCTCTGACAGCCTTGCTGCTGCAGGAGTAA
- a CDS encoding ROK family protein produces the protein MAQLIGIDVGGTAIKLGRFDQDGHCLAEAEVATPQPAMPGAVTMAIAEAVETIDPQRLAPWVGIGHPGPSDQAGRVARIAINLPGWQDVPLATWLEPMLERRITLANDANCAALGELRFGAARGCRDVLLLTLGTGVGGAVILQGNLFLGHRGAAAEPGLICLDPDGPECNSGNRGSLEQHCSISGLQRLSPLSPQELCQRADGGDAAAIEVWSAYGRLLGVGITSLLYLFTPERVLIGGGLSGACHHFLPAVWEEVTRRVLPVSREGLDIRPCELGNGAGRLGAALLALERLSAGESGTTLIGAAEVDTMEVDGAAADGLG, from the coding sequence ATGGCCCAACTGATCGGGATCGACGTCGGCGGAACCGCGATCAAGCTCGGCCGCTTCGACCAGGACGGCCACTGCCTGGCGGAAGCGGAGGTGGCCACGCCCCAGCCGGCCATGCCCGGTGCCGTGACCATGGCGATCGCCGAAGCTGTGGAGACCATCGACCCGCAGCGGCTGGCGCCATGGGTGGGCATCGGCCACCCGGGCCCCAGCGACCAGGCTGGTCGTGTGGCGCGCATCGCGATCAACCTGCCCGGCTGGCAGGACGTCCCTCTGGCCACCTGGCTGGAACCGATGCTGGAGCGTCGGATCACTCTGGCCAACGATGCCAACTGTGCAGCCCTGGGTGAATTGCGCTTCGGCGCGGCACGCGGCTGCCGTGACGTGTTGCTGCTCACTCTGGGAACGGGGGTTGGAGGGGCGGTGATCCTGCAGGGCAACCTGTTTCTCGGCCATCGTGGCGCCGCTGCCGAACCGGGTCTGATCTGTCTCGATCCGGATGGACCGGAGTGCAACAGCGGCAACCGCGGCTCCCTGGAACAGCACTGCAGCATCAGCGGTCTGCAGCGGCTCAGCCCCCTCTCACCCCAGGAGCTCTGCCAAAGGGCCGATGGTGGAGATGCTGCCGCGATCGAGGTCTGGAGTGCCTATGGACGGCTGCTGGGGGTGGGGATCACCTCACTTCTGTACCTGTTCACGCCGGAGCGGGTGCTGATCGGCGGCGGCCTCAGCGGCGCCTGCCATCATTTCCTCCCAGCCGTGTGGGAGGAAGTGACGCGGCGGGTGCTGCCGGTGAGCCGCGAGGGCCTGGACATCCGCCCCTGCGAGCTCGGCAATGGCGCCGGCCGGCTGGGGGCCGCCCTGCTGGCCCTTGAGCGCCTCAGCGCTGGGGAGAGCGGCACAACTCTGATCGGCGCAGCGGAAGTCGACACGATGGAGGTCGACGGAGCAGCGGCTGACGGCTTGGGATGA
- a CDS encoding glutamate-5-semialdehyde dehydrogenase, translating into MSPSIPDPSPELLRRAAAVRRAATALSQLNDDARRQALHAMADALEAEADRIVAANQEDLEAAATDGLAPALVARLKLDAAKLAGAIAGVRQVADLSDPIGRRQLHTELDQGLVLERVSVPLGVVGVIFEARPDAVMQIAALAIRSGNGAILKGGREASRSCQAILNALQRGLANSAVSPDVLDLLTTRQESLALLKLDGLVDLIIPRGSNALVRFIQDNTRIPVLGHADGICHLYVDAAADPAQALRVAMDSKTQYPAACNAMETLLVHEAIAPTFLPQAIDTFAAAGVELRGDPAACRFGITLEATEDDWRTEYSDLVLSVKLVPDLEAALEHIRQYGSRHTDAICTTDPVAADRFLAAVDSAGVYLNCSTRFADGFRYGFGAEVGISTQTLPPRGPVGLEGLVTYRYRLRGDGHIASDYSSGMRHFLHHPLPL; encoded by the coding sequence ATGAGCCCGTCCATCCCCGATCCGAGCCCGGAACTGCTGCGACGCGCCGCCGCCGTTCGCCGGGCCGCCACCGCCCTGAGCCAGCTCAACGACGACGCCCGCCGCCAGGCGTTGCACGCCATGGCCGACGCCCTCGAAGCCGAGGCCGACCGGATCGTGGCGGCCAACCAGGAGGATCTCGAGGCCGCCGCGACCGACGGACTGGCCCCGGCCCTGGTGGCACGGCTCAAGCTGGATGCCGCCAAACTCGCCGGCGCGATCGCCGGAGTTCGGCAGGTGGCGGACCTGAGCGATCCCATCGGCCGACGCCAACTTCACACCGAGCTGGATCAGGGGCTGGTGCTGGAGCGTGTGAGCGTGCCCCTGGGCGTCGTGGGGGTGATCTTCGAGGCCAGGCCCGATGCGGTGATGCAGATTGCCGCGCTGGCGATCCGCTCTGGCAACGGCGCCATCCTCAAGGGCGGTCGTGAAGCCAGCCGCAGCTGCCAGGCCATCCTCAACGCCCTGCAGCGGGGCCTGGCCAACAGTGCCGTGTCTCCGGACGTGCTGGACCTGCTCACCACCCGTCAGGAAAGCCTGGCCCTGCTCAAGCTCGATGGGCTGGTGGATCTGATCATCCCGCGCGGATCCAATGCCCTGGTGCGTTTCATCCAGGACAACACCCGCATCCCCGTGCTCGGGCATGCCGATGGCATCTGTCACCTCTACGTGGATGCCGCAGCCGATCCGGCCCAGGCGCTGAGGGTGGCCATGGACAGCAAAACCCAGTACCCGGCGGCCTGCAACGCAATGGAAACGCTGCTGGTTCATGAAGCGATCGCCCCCACCTTCCTGCCACAGGCGATCGATACCTTCGCCGCCGCCGGTGTCGAGCTGCGGGGTGATCCGGCCGCATGCCGATTCGGCATCACACTGGAGGCAACGGAGGACGACTGGCGCACCGAGTACTCCGATCTTGTGCTGAGTGTGAAGCTGGTGCCGGATCTGGAGGCTGCCCTGGAGCACATCCGCCAGTACGGATCGCGCCACACCGATGCGATCTGCACCACCGATCCCGTCGCGGCTGATCGGTTTCTGGCGGCGGTGGACAGCGCCGGGGTGTATCTCAATTGCTCCACCCGCTTCGCCGATGGCTTCCGCTATGGCTTCGGAGCGGAAGTGGGCATCAGCACCCAGACCCTGCCACCCCGGGGCCCGGTGGGGCTGGAGGGGCTGGTGACCTACCGCTACCGCCTGCGGGGCGATGGTCATATCGCCTCCGACTACAGCAGTGGCATGCGTCACTTCCTGCACCATCCCCTGCCCCTCTGA
- a CDS encoding NAD(P)H-quinone oxidoreductase subunit 4, with product MDANLFLLVASSPSVFDSASFPWLSLIVLLPAAAALVMPLLPGDGSDPRLPRGIALGVLSLDFALMLWVFSRHFEGGLSGLQLVERVPWVPALGLEWSLAADGLSAPLVVLSGLVTLLAVAASWSVNRKTRLYFALMLIQASAQGLVFLSQDFLLFFLAWELELVPVYLLIAIWGGNQRQYAATKFILYTATASLLILISGLALALSGDGFTLNLSELAARSPGGTFGLLCYLGFLVGFGVKLPIFPLHTWLPDAHGEANAPVSMLLAGVLLKMGGYALLRFNVQMLPEAHLQLAPALIVLGIVNIIYGALNAFAQDNVKRRIACSSVSHMGFVLLGIGAIDALGISGAQLQMISHGLIAAAMFFVTGVFYERTKTLSIPNMGGLAKALPITFAFFLASCLASLALPGMSGFVSEITVFLGVTANDGFNVGFRVITIVLAAIGLVLTPVYLLSLCRRVFFGPRIPALAVVGDMKPRELLIGLSLLVPTLVIGFWPRVAIDFYEASTNALATELADQAQIALGRLTALG from the coding sequence ATGGACGCCAACCTCTTCCTTCTGGTCGCGTCCTCCCCCTCTGTGTTCGATTCCGCCTCCTTTCCCTGGCTAAGCCTGATCGTGCTGCTGCCAGCGGCGGCAGCCCTGGTCATGCCCCTCCTGCCGGGAGATGGCAGCGATCCCCGTCTGCCGAGGGGCATCGCCCTCGGGGTGCTGTCGCTGGATTTCGCCCTGATGCTCTGGGTATTCAGCCGCCACTTCGAAGGTGGCCTCAGCGGTCTTCAGCTGGTCGAGCGGGTGCCCTGGGTTCCTGCCCTCGGCCTGGAGTGGTCGCTGGCCGCCGATGGCCTCTCCGCTCCTCTGGTGGTGCTGAGCGGGCTGGTCACCTTGCTGGCGGTGGCGGCCAGCTGGTCGGTGAATCGCAAGACACGCCTCTATTTCGCGCTGATGCTGATCCAGGCTTCAGCCCAGGGATTGGTCTTCCTCTCCCAGGATTTCCTGCTGTTCTTCCTGGCCTGGGAGCTCGAGCTGGTTCCCGTCTATCTGTTGATCGCCATCTGGGGTGGCAACCAGCGCCAGTACGCCGCCACCAAGTTCATCCTGTACACCGCCACGGCGTCCCTGCTGATTCTGATCAGTGGTCTGGCCCTGGCGTTGTCCGGTGATGGATTCACCCTCAATCTGTCCGAGCTGGCCGCCCGCTCCCCCGGTGGAACCTTCGGATTGCTCTGTTATCTCGGTTTCCTGGTGGGCTTCGGCGTGAAGCTGCCGATCTTCCCGCTGCACACCTGGCTGCCGGACGCTCACGGCGAGGCCAATGCGCCGGTCTCGATGCTCCTGGCTGGTGTCCTGCTCAAGATGGGGGGCTATGCCCTGCTGCGCTTCAACGTCCAGATGCTGCCCGAAGCCCATCTGCAATTGGCTCCTGCGCTGATCGTGCTCGGGATCGTCAACATCATTTACGGCGCCCTCAATGCCTTCGCTCAGGACAACGTCAAGCGCCGCATCGCCTGCAGCTCGGTGAGCCACATGGGCTTCGTGCTGCTGGGCATCGGCGCCATTGATGCGCTCGGCATCAGCGGTGCCCAGCTGCAGATGATCAGCCATGGCCTGATCGCCGCGGCCATGTTCTTCGTCACCGGCGTATTCTACGAGCGCACCAAGACCCTTTCGATCCCGAACATGGGTGGCCTGGCCAAGGCCCTGCCGATCACCTTCGCCTTCTTCCTGGCCAGCTGTCTCGCCTCCCTGGCCCTGCCGGGCATGAGCGGCTTCGTCAGTGAGATCACCGTTTTCCTCGGGGTGACCGCCAATGACGGATTCAACGTGGGATTCCGGGTGATCACGATCGTGCTCGCGGCCATCGGCCTGGTGCTCACGCCGGTGTATCTGCTCTCACTCTGCCGGCGCGTGTTCTTCGGACCCAGAATCCCGGCCCTGGCCGTGGTGGGCGATATGAAGCCGCGCGAGCTCCTGATCGGCCTCAGCCTGCTGGTTCCGACCCTCGTGATCGGCTTCTGGCCTCGCGTGGCGATCGACTTCTACGAAGCCAGCACCAATGCCCTGGCCACCGAGCTGGCCGATCAGGCCCAGATCGCCCTGGGTCGGTTGACCGCCCTCGGCTGA
- the thrB gene encoding homoserine kinase: MVRPQIGQGVLVDVPATTANIGPGFDCLGAALPLDNRFELRCIEGGSDRFDLIIEGSEGAHLRGGPDNLVYRAAQRVWREAGEEPVALEARVRLAVPPARGLGSSATAIVAGLVGANALVGEPLSQEKLLELAIDIEGHPDNVVPSLVGGLCLTAKAASHRWRVVRCEWSDQVRVVVAIPSIRLTTSEARRAMPKSIPIPDAVMNLGALTLLLQGLRTGNGDLITDGMHDRLHEPYRWGLIQGGRAVREAAIAAGAWGCVISGAGPTLLALCTDSVTEAVGQAMVTAWEREGVSARSEVLGIRHRGSQWEPLPLR, translated from the coding sequence ATGGTGCGTCCCCAGATCGGCCAGGGCGTGTTGGTGGATGTGCCCGCCACCACAGCCAACATCGGGCCCGGCTTTGACTGCCTGGGAGCGGCGCTCCCGCTGGATAACCGCTTCGAGCTGCGTTGCATCGAAGGCGGCAGTGATCGCTTCGATCTCATTATCGAGGGCAGCGAAGGCGCCCACCTGCGCGGTGGGCCCGACAACCTCGTTTACCGAGCCGCCCAGCGGGTCTGGCGGGAGGCCGGCGAGGAGCCCGTGGCCCTGGAGGCTCGCGTCCGCCTGGCGGTGCCGCCGGCCCGTGGCCTCGGCAGCAGTGCCACGGCAATCGTGGCGGGCCTGGTGGGCGCCAATGCCCTGGTGGGTGAACCTCTCAGTCAGGAGAAGCTGCTGGAGCTGGCCATCGACATCGAGGGCCATCCCGACAACGTAGTGCCGTCCCTTGTGGGTGGCCTCTGCCTCACCGCCAAGGCGGCGTCGCATCGCTGGCGGGTGGTTCGCTGTGAGTGGTCGGATCAGGTCAGGGTCGTGGTGGCGATCCCGTCGATCCGGCTGACCACCAGCGAGGCGCGCCGGGCCATGCCCAAGAGCATCCCGATCCCCGATGCGGTGATGAATCTCGGTGCTCTGACGCTGCTGTTGCAGGGGCTGCGCACCGGCAACGGGGATCTGATCACCGATGGCATGCACGACCGTCTGCACGAGCCCTACCGCTGGGGGCTGATCCAGGGGGGACGGGCCGTGCGGGAGGCGGCGATCGCGGCTGGCGCCTGGGGCTGTGTGATCAGTGGAGCGGGTCCCACGTTGCTGGCCCTGTGCACAGACTCTGTGACCGAGGCGGTGGGCCAGGCCATGGTGACCGCCTGGGAGCGGGAGGGGGTGTCGGCCCGCTCCGAAGTTCTGGGCATCCGCCACCGCGGCAGTCAGTGGGAACCCCTGCCCCTGCGCTGA
- the folB gene encoding dihydroneopterin aldolase, producing the protein MLIHVRDLRLWAHVGVLDEERQLGQWFTVSFSLDAGLNAASQSDQLEDTLDYSLAIRALQQQANQLCCLTIEHYASRMLDRLEQIYGPVPMRLELCKCQAPVPGFTGHVAVELTRNWPATDLR; encoded by the coding sequence ATGCTCATCCATGTGCGCGATCTACGGCTCTGGGCCCACGTGGGTGTGCTGGATGAGGAGCGGCAACTGGGCCAGTGGTTCACGGTGTCGTTCAGCCTCGACGCCGGTCTGAACGCGGCCAGCCAGAGTGATCAACTTGAGGACACCCTCGACTACAGCCTGGCGATCCGTGCCCTGCAGCAGCAGGCGAACCAGCTCTGCTGCCTCACGATCGAGCACTACGCCAGCCGCATGCTGGATCGGCTTGAACAGATCTATGGGCCCGTGCCGATGCGGCTGGAACTCTGCAAGTGCCAGGCACCGGTTCCGGGATTCACAGGACACGTGGCCGTGGAGCTGACGCGCAACTGGCCGGCCACGGACCTGCGGTGA